In Thunnus thynnus chromosome 4, fThuThy2.1, whole genome shotgun sequence, the DNA window TAACTGAATCTAAttctgtttttcagcttttatagtattcatacattttatagctatagtttttattcttttttacaGTTATCCTATAATTAGTTCAGCAGTtcatacatttatacacatacatgcacatacagatattttgacaattttttgttaaactgttacttaattATGTCTTCATGAATCgtagaaaatacagaataacatGCACACAGTAGAAATACTCTACCTGTCCGGTTTTGCCATGTGAAGATTTGCCATCTTTACTTTTTGAGAATGACACCTTCCAGTCTCTTGCAGAGGTCGCCACATTTGGCTGTTTTGAATCAGAGACACCTTTCTCCTCCAGCTGGGTCTTGGAGGCACGACGAGATGATACATCCTTCTTCCCTTCTTTCACTGCTTTAGAATCAGCCTGACTTCTGCTGCCCTCTGTTTGCTCCCCAGGAGTGTGCCATCTGCTCCAGTCCAGACTACTAGTGCTGGTCCCTGGATACAGTTGGCCAGATACCGACAGGGGTTGAGGGTCTGATGACTCAGAAGGGGTTATGGGGTGGCTCATAAAGGAGGAGACACCACTGAGAGGCTCCAGCCATCGCCCCCCAGGGCTTTGTCCTCCACCACCAATAGGCTGCTGGATCTTTTCATCTAGTCGTTGCAGAGCAGACAGCACCTGGGAAATCTCAGCCTTCACGTCATTCAGTGACTCCAGTTGTCGTTCTATCTGGCTCATACGGAGCAGCAGCTTACAGACACTGGCCTTCAGCCCATCGTCACTGCTTTCCAGAGAGTGGAAAAGCCTTTGGAGCTGACCTAGGCGGCCACGTCTGGCCTCGGGGGTGTCCTGGTTAATACCCCCTGATCCGTCACTGGAGTGCAGGACTCCTGTGGAACCGCACATACTTATGTCATCTAAGAAACGAAAGATGGCACTGATGTCATCTTCACCAAATTCGGGGTCATCCAATGAGGTCATGAAAGAGAGGCGGTCTGCATGGACCAGGCTACGGAGGCGCCTGGGATCCGGAGGATCTGTTTGGGTTCCCTGAGCCTTGACTCCATCGTCTCCACCTGGCAATCCACTATCCCCACTATCACCTCCCGAAGACCCCCCCAGATTGCTTATAGCAGGGGTTGATCGTCTTGGAAGTTGTCCTCTTTGTGATTCGATCCCCATCCCAATGCTGCCCAGGCCTATCCGGTCTTCTAGACTGTGACTCTTGTTGCTCCAGATGGGCCTCTGGGTTCTGGGAGGCTGGAGGTGCCGGGGAGACCACTCTGGCAGTGACCCAGGTCCAAAGTAAGTTGAGTCCTGTAGGTCATCGAGGCTCTCATGTTTAGCCCGCTGGTCTGGAGATTGGTGGACTGTTGTGGGTGATGGGTAAGGATTGGGGATTGGCATTTCAAAACTGTGGTTGTCGAAGCCTTTCTGCCCTTTGTTGGGACTGGGAGACTCACTGCTAATGGTCACCTGCGGTATTAGAGGCGGCTGGTTGTGGAAGTCCTTCCTAAAGATGTCTCTCTTCTGATCAACAGATGCTCCCGGTTCAGCTTCAAACACCTCCATGGGGGCAGAATCTCCACTTGACTCACTGTCCGTCTCCAAAGGCAGGTAGATATTCTTCATCACCTCGTTGGGGATTTGACCACTAGAGTACAAAAGTGTGGTGTGAGGCAAGTCGAAAGAAACAGCCCTTGCCCTGGTTGGAGGGGAGGACACGAGTGAGATGGGATCTGGGGGAAGACTGGCTCGCTTGCGGGCCGAGTAATTAGGTCTCGGAAACAGCAAGTGCTGGTCGATAAGCCTGCTACTGGAGTCAGAGTGGGCACGTGCTCTTTCTCGACCAGAGATGTTCAGCTGGTGGATTCCAGGCAGACTGGGGCCTGGAGACTGATCAACAGGGAGGACTGTCTGGGCTCTCATTGGTTGGCTGTCATCAGGGGCCCCTCCCGTCATCTGTATAAGATTGAAGATGGTTACAATGTCAGCAGCGACGCCTATGGGTGATAACCCCTGGCCTCTGGTGGAAACCCGGTCTCTGAAGAGCGTGGCTGGGAAACAAGGGTCCCGGctagcagcagcaaacagcagactcCTGAGCTCAATGAGGTTCTCTAGGTCAAAGCGGGTGCTGACCATGCGACAAAGGTCCTGGAAGGTCAGCCATTGGCGCATATTAGCCAGTTCCTCCAGAATCCCCAAAAGGACCCCGGGGTATTCCTGCTGCAGGTTGGCCATGGCTGATCACCTGAGAGGCAAAACAAGGCAGTTAGCAAGGGaaggcaagtttattttcaacaacaaggcaatgtGAAGTGCTTTATATAACACATAAGTCATTAAGACAAGATATAAAaagcaatataaaaagacataaacagGATTGCAGGTGCGTGTAAAACGTATAGACCATTAAAGATATTTACAgtgttgatgaaaatgaaagtttacAGCCCTCTTTCTCTGACCAAAGAAAAACTGCCTTTGAATTCAagtattgtaaaaatgtaaattaataatatgatgtattttgtcTAATGTTgtataataacacattttaataagaACAGTAAGTAATAGAACATGCCATGTCATATTGGTTTTATTATGATATGAAACGTTATCATTCTTATTAtcgttgttattattatattacttgTTAATAGTTGTCGTTTAATTAAATGGGTAGCAACTCTGCATCATTATTTTAGAGTGACTTAAATCACAAGTTTGATAGTGTTTCAGATTTTGTAGTTTTATAGTCAGCATATAACTGTTCTGAAATGTATGTATGGCGGAAGATTTTTTTCAGCTCTGGTGGAAAAAGCCCTTTGAGTGGGACTTTGGATAGCGACCTTATTTTGGGCCCTAAAATAACTGATCATCTGATCTGATGACGCCGTCACACTGCTCACATTTTTACATCACTGAGTGGACATTTTAATCTCATTTATTATTACAGCTTCATGCCCTCATATCTTTGGAACAAATGCAGGGTGTATCGATGACCATGCTAACAAGCATTTAATAACTTTGTTCCAGGTAGTCAAGCCGCCTTTGAAAGAAGATGCTGATAAGACGGGAAATGTAACCTCTGAACAGGCGCATCGAGTCTCTTGTTGTGTCTATGTGCCATCTGGGATACAAATAACACCACAGTGTTGCAAATGCAGTTTAGGTTGTAAATATCTTACTAAGGACGGTATTAAGCGGTGGCGAGCCTAGGTGTTTCTCCACTTACCTGAATCTATTGAGTAAGAATTTCAGCCACACCTGCGTccatcaaaaatgacaaataaaatccAGTTTTACGCAAACAGCGAGGCCATATTCCAAATAGATCCGGGCCAGTTTATTCTGCCATTCTCCTTTCATGGGCTTCTGTGTTTGTAGTAGCGACTAGCCCACAGCCCaggcaggagaggaagaaattAGAAATCAGGTCATCTTCCCACAAGTCCCTGCAGTCCCCTACGGGACCTCAAAATACATCCAAACGGTTTCCCCTCACGACAGATCAGCGACGACACTTGCATACACCCACATTTCTAATTGATACATTGGAGGAGAGACAGTCTCGGCAGGACACTTCACTTGTGTATGAGTGGGTGAGGTCGAGAACCATATTTTCTCAGGGTGCCATTGGAATAATTGGTTATGTGTGCAAATTGAGCATACGAACATCAGATTAAAAATTGATGTTTGTTAATTGACGGCCTTAAACTCCAAACTGACAGTAAACCATAAGGTCCAGGGTAAATTGCCTGCTAGATTGCTGCCTACACACAGAGCTGCCTGCCAGACTTCAGCCCTCCCAGACGTTTCACCATTACTCTGCATTATCATCCATAAAGCTTTGTACTTAAAACCCCATTAGGGCAAGAGTAGGGCAAGGCTTTCATCGCTGAGTAGTAGCACTCTACTACAATTAGAATGGACATCTCTAATTCAACTGACAACTAACAGAGGAGCACATCCATCATCCGATGTACTCAGTGGAATCACTGGGAATCAATGCAGTGAATGAGCCGTGTTATGAAAAGCAATGTGGGTGTGCAGTAGGTATAATGTATTACACTAAGGCCTGTCACATGACACTTCTTTCTGCCAGGTGAAAAGAGGGAACAGAAGTTAATAACGCGTTCAAAATAATCTAATTTGTTCTTTTGTAAGAGTTGTATGATTTGATGAGATATGCCATTTACTGAgagtgaataaaaaaatgagGATGTTACTATTTTCTATCACCAAAAACATGAGACAAATTGGAAAAAGGAAAGTGACAATTTTTAATCGTTATTATAACACTTATGCACAATACTTGTATAAACATTTGAAACCAGACTGGACActccatttttatataaataaaggacAGGTCCCTTTACACACCGCCTCTTAACAACAACTTTGCTACCAAAAGACAAGTAGTGGCAATACTTTATAAGgaatcaacaataaaaataagacttttCTTTTAGCAAAAGGCCATCATTGTACGCATATGTAAACATTACTGTGTGAAGATATCATCTGACATGAGACtcgttttctctttttttcttttttgtaggTTTCACAGCGGGGGTTACAACAGTTGGAGTCAGTGATGGATTCAAGGCTGGGTCTAATGCTGGGTTCAGGGCCAGTAGGTCCAGTATGGTAGCATGCTCATCACCTGTTGAAATATAGCATCATGAAGGACAGGAGACAGAAGAGTAAGGTATACATATCTTTGCACTCTGGGGTAAGAGTGCTTACCAGTGTTGTCCTCTTCACTGGGTTCTGGATCTGGACTGTGGAGTGAAACTCGGGCCAAGGCTGCCAGCTCAGTTATGAAGCTTTCTTCTGCCTCCTAATGGACACAACACAGTGCTTACAGAAAGTGACAAAGATAAAACATATGTTAATAAACCTAATATCAAGTACAGAAGACATGAAGGCATGGAGTGTACTAACCAGTAGCTGTCCTTTGATCCTTTCTATGGTTTGGTCCTGGGCTACTTTCCTTGACCTCAGTTCCTCACACATCATCTCCTGCTCCAGATCACACTGCTCCAACATCCTCCTTTTGTGGAGTTCAAccctgacacatacacacaaaccccccccacccccaaaacACGATGTTTATTTAATAAGTTTAAAGGgttagaaaaataaaagggTAGTGCAAACAAGTCAAAAATTTCTGTCAAAGCCATGTTTATTGTACCTCTGTTGAAACTCAGAAGAGGTGGGTTTCCTGCCCCAGTTCACCAGCTCTCTCAACAAGGCTTTGCTCAACTGACTGCTGCTCTCTTGCTTCTCATTCATATCTGTAGGAAAAGTTAAACACTCTTaaattaaagctggagtgcaggacttttgttcCCCCCCTCTGGAAGTGAgcataattacaaaaacactgtcgacacGTGCTTATCATAGGCTCTGCCGTGGCCTACTCCGTTGCTACTGTTTTGGCTGgaaaacagtagaaatattCTTTTGAGCGTCATTTCGCTAttagaatttgatccattctgtTCGGTAACATTtcgaaagtctagaagagctgcacgattaaattatattatctCCATtaaagttagcagagagctaactggaagGCCATCAGAAATCTCTGGTATgcatgctctgcccatagagcatgtgcagtatgcattcatctggcCAGTGCGGGAATGTCAAACatgacaccagattaaaaactctgtatactgtgaaatacagagagattgaCCTGccagtgataggcttaatcagcattgtgtgaactcatgtGGCAAGGGGTTGAATGTAACTGACATTCATTTTTGTGTAAGAGTTTCACACTGAAGGTTTAACACACTGCTTGTAACCCGGTGGTGTTTTATCTACTCAAAACTGTATCTATCAAATCAAAGATAATAAGATAGGAACCACAAAGGTTACAACTCttacatgtttattaatttGGTAAATTAGCAATcatatgtttcacatgtttcctatgactaataaacacataacataaataGAGATATCAgcctatcacagatatattggTATATATCAGTATCAGCGATATATCGGTATCAGCGTATatcttgttttttatatatatatatatatatatatatatatatatatatatatatatatatatatatatatatatatatatatatatatatatatatatatgtatatatatatatatatataggtggGGCTCgaaacataaatacagcatCCATTGGTGAAATACTTCACATTTATACATAACACATTTTGTCTATTGTCTATGTAAAGACAAAAGTTGCAGCCTTTACACTAAAATCAGGGTTTAAACATATGGCTGTGTGTGTTGGGATTGTCATCTCACCCTGGTTTATATTTGACTGATCTTCCTGTATTTTTTTGGTGATGTCCTGTAGGTGGGAATAGTAGCTTTGGACCAGTGCAGTGAGAGAATCTTTggtcacatacacactctcagATGCAGCCTCTGTCAGGTGGCGCTAATGAGGAAACAAAGGTTATGGACTGAAATATACTTGTCAAACTCATCAGACAGACTACACAGATTTGACTTTAATTTGTGagattaataaaacaacaataatccTCACAGTGAGATAAACTAAATCTAAACCTTACCTTCAAGCCATCATCCTGTTTAGAAGAGGCCTGTGACTCAGTGGGCGGGGCCTCCATCATCTGTTGGATAGCGTGGCTGAGGGCGTTGCCTAGCACCAGCTGTGCATGGCCCTGAAGAAGCTCTGTTCCTGTTTCCAGCTCAGACAAGAACTCCTGCTGGAAGCTGTGGCCGACCAAGTGACTCTCTGGACCCAGATGCCTCTCTGCTAGGCTGGCACTGCTATTCTGTGATTGTTATGACACCAGAACAACTGTGAATTTGAGCTATGACCAAGTTCTCTCAATCAGTCATGCTGCAGCATCCTCAATGTAGGTGTAATCTATTGAGGATGCCTGAAAGAGGTGCTCAAAAGCACTCTGAAACAAATCACAGAGAGCTTCTGTAATGTGTTCTCAGATTAAATGCTCGGTTACCGTATACTTTCCCCACCTTGAGAGTTGAATTAACACAGGGCTGGCTTTTACTGGGATCTTCCATTAGCAGAGCTCTGAAATCAGTCTGAGAGAGCACCTTCAGCTTGGACAGCCTCATCTCCTTCAGAGTGTGCAGACAGAAGTGCCTGACCACAAAGTACCTCCGCACTGCAACCAGCAGGTGCTCATGTTTCTGCTCTATGAGCCTCCCCACTTGGCTGAGAAAAAGATCATATTGCAATATTTTACCGAAACTCATGACCACAGATTCAGATGAGTGCAAATATTCTCGAAAGGCAGCCCTTTACTTCTTAAATGTGTCAGATAATAGAAAAACTTGAGGTAGTTTTTAAAAGAGGTCCTCCAATCTCACCTGCTGAGTGTGTAGCTCTGTCTGACCACCATGGCTTGCAGGATCTTCATCTGTTGTTCACTCAGATGTTTGAGACAGGCCTGCACCAGAGCCATCTCCTCACTCCATACCTACAGAAATAAGGTCAGATACAATAAAAAGCATTTCAATAATGAAACTTACAAATATCTCATAGACTTGAATTTAAGAGGCATGGAACAATGTTTAATCTGCCACCGATAGAGAggctgtatgtatgtatgtgtctacCTGTCCATCTTTATCCAGCTGAGCCCTCATGTCCTCCAGTTGTAGCCTGGTAGTGCcttctgcctgctgcagctgtgaAACCAGCTCTTGCTCTAGATCCGACCACAACTTCTCACAGTGCTCAGCAGAGATCTTTGACTGGGCAGGGACAGAGGTGAGAAAGATGTCTTTGGCTAGCTCTCCAAGCCTCTTCGACCAGGAGGTACGGAGTTTCTGAAGATAAATGATGTTTACGTAAAAATAGcggacacacactcacacacaagtatggacacaaatgcacaaaacagTATTTAATCTCTCACCCTCCAAAGATCACAGAGGGCTTCAGCCACCCTGTTGTCTTGCTGCAGCTCTAAGTCAGAGAGCTGCTGTCTATGTTTCATCAGCAGCTCCTGGTACACCTGGAGgagatttacatgtttttataccttgtctgtctttttttctacaTATGCAACCACTAATAGTAAAGCTGATAGTAGAGAGGAAATACAAGACAATTATGAACCAGAAACGTCCCATGACTGCGTTATCACCCCTAAAAATTAATTAACTGTTGGAATCTACAGCCATTTGCTTAGCCTATTCATTATGCAAAAGTGATCCATAATGTTCTGACCTTTGTGAGCTGCTGTAGGTCACTGTGAGTCTGTTTCAGTTCCAGGACACGGCTCCTCTCCTTGGCCTGGCTCCTCTGAAGCTTCTTTCGCTTGGACTCCATTTtgctgcacttttcattcaccAGCTCCTTTGTCTTCCTCGTGCAATCTGGAACAAGACCGTTGAACTTTAAGATCAGCCTGACAAGTTGTGTATTACCAAAAAACAGTAATTATAGCAGTTTGTAAATTGGTTGTAAATGTTGATTAATATACATTGCTCTTGTAATAAATTAATAGTACCGTATGTTAGTTCGgtctttgaaaaaaagaaaaaactctcACAGTCTGTGATTTTAAAACATTCCAggagttattttttaaatctgaacTGTAATCTACTTTTTTTGGTCTACCCACTAACTCTCAACCTGTCTCTAGATCTACTCCAGAGTATGCTTATGTATGTagacagagaaagcaaaagCTGATATACTGACAGTGTTAGAAATGGGAAGAGCAATATCGTTTTTAAAGAGTGGTCAAACCTCTTACTCGACAGTAAGAGGTCTTGTGGCTGCATTGTCTAGTGTAGTCAAATGTGGCTGCTGATAGTGAATAACCTCTTCTATGATGGATTTTTGAATGTTACAAAACGTGCAAAACAAGCCCATAAAAGGAAAAATCCCAACCAATGTAAACAATGTTAATTTAAACTATATTAGCATGTCTTTGATTCCACAGTAGGACAGCAGTAAACGTCTCTGTGAAGTCTGATGCTGAAAGATATTGCATGAGAGTTAGGCATGATATTCAGTGCTGTCCTGGAAGAACTTGACCTTATTTAAGAAGCTAAAGAGGATTCTCAGAAAATGGTCTATTTTGAGAGAGTACATCATGTAAATTTGAAAAGTAGGCTAGATGTTGTCTACTGCTACCTGCCACCAGCAACTTTCACACACATTTGGTTAGTTTCTGGAGAACTGTGTTactacattcattcatttgttattACCTTTCTTAAACCACAAAGTGTTTACTATATAAAACCATCTTCTATTATCTGTGTCAACCTAGTAGTAGCCTGCTAGTTAATACCACACCAGAGATTCATTTATCATCGTCTTAGGTCAAACTGAAACCACCTTCATTTGATGCATCTCACCCTCAGTGCACTGTTGAAGGCCTTCTGTCAGTGTGCCCTGAACTTCTGAAAGTATCTTTTCCATGTGGCTAAAGGTCAAAACATCATCGCTTGTCAGCTGCTCCAGTATTGTGGCTATCAAGCCCTGTCTCAGAGAAACTTCCCGCCTTAGCAAGGCAGGTTGGGATTGGAGAAGCCCTGTCAGCTCCTCCCACCACAACAGCTTCTGCTGGATCCTCTAAGAGATGTGAACAGATATATTCAGAGAGCCACATATTAAGTCATTAGCAACTTTTTGTTTAGTCCATCCATTTTGCAAATGATGACACGAGGTGAGACGAAAACTGAACCATGCCAACCAAAAACTTGTGTTGCTTACCTTTACATCTGCTTCTTGTGTGTTCATCAGGTGATTCTCTACTGACAGAAGAGTCTGGATGAGAGAAGCAGTTACATCCTGGGCTTCATCTGGAGTGAAAATGCTGGATTTCTTCAGCAGATGCTGGCACAAGTCCTCCACCTGCTTGCTGAAACCTTTGGACTGTAAACAGGCACACAGCACAGTAAATGCATATAAAAGTGGTCCTTTAAACTTGGTATCACTTTAATGTGATTTTCTGAGTTTTCGCTTCACTTTTACCATTTGAAGGCCATGTTCGAGAAGATCTTTCTGAGCTCTCTCTATTTCCTCCAAAGTGCAGGGGGCATCAAGAGTTTTCTCGCTAGCAGTGTGGCTTGTTGGCAACTGTTTCTTCAGCTTACCCAGTtcctaaaatgacaaaagacaCTTTCAAATGGATTAAAGGTTAAATATTATGGTTTCTATACACTGATCAACGAGCACTGAACTAGACACTAATAACTAAAGAAAGAATTTAAACCATGATATGTATGAAACGCCAATTGTCAGTCGGCTCTACCTTTTGCTGCATTTGAAGAATATTCTTGGAGAAATCAGaatcttttttgtcttttggaaAACGACGACTGAATATTAGTTTCACCATTTGAATAAAAACCTATGGCAGGAAAAAGACATAAtcagagagaagacaaaaacatttcactgtgagACTTTGGCACACTTAGAGAAATGTAGATGGATAAAAAGTACAAACTTACCacacatttttcttcctgaagTTGAGAGCAGTTCTGTTGTACATCCTGCAGGGCTAAACAGTAAAGGCTGATCCTACCTTCAAAGCTGCAGACATAACAGACAAGAGTATCATCATTAccaagcattttttaaatttgtacaAACATATTGTAAGGTTACAATGTATTCTCAGTGCTTTCAATTCAGAGTTACCCCTCCAAAGTGTTAAGATACTCCTACCCTGTTTGTGTCAGTGTATGAGGGTAGTGGGAGACCCTGAT includes these proteins:
- the minar1 gene encoding major intrinsically disordered Notch2-binding receptor 1 isoform X1; translated protein: MANLQQEYPGVLLGILEELANMRQWLTFQDLCRMVSTRFDLENLIELRSLLFAAASRDPCFPATLFRDRVSTRGQGLSPIGVAADIVTIFNLIQMTGGAPDDSQPMRAQTVLPVDQSPGPSLPGIHQLNISGRERARAHSDSSSRLIDQHLLFPRPNYSARKRASLPPDPISLVSSPPTRARAVSFDLPHTTLLYSSGQIPNEVMKNIYLPLETDSESSGDSAPMEVFEAEPGASVDQKRDIFRKDFHNQPPLIPQVTISSESPSPNKGQKGFDNHSFEMPIPNPYPSPTTVHQSPDQRAKHESLDDLQDSTYFGPGSLPEWSPRHLQPPRTQRPIWSNKSHSLEDRIGLGSIGMGIESQRGQLPRRSTPAISNLGGSSGGDSGDSGLPGGDDGVKAQGTQTDPPDPRRLRSLVHADRLSFMTSLDDPEFGEDDISAIFRFLDDISMCGSTGVLHSSDGSGGINQDTPEARRGRLGQLQRLFHSLESSDDGLKASVCKLLLRMSQIERQLESLNDVKAEISQVLSALQRLDEKIQQPIGGGGQSPGGRWLEPLSGVSSFMSHPITPSESSDPQPLSVSGQLYPGTSTSSLDWSRWHTPGEQTEGSRSQADSKAVKEGKKDVSSRRASKTQLEEKGVSDSKQPNVATSARDWKVSFSKSKDGKSSHGKTGQADQSSSTTNLLSQKSSNLVEQVFNSSLFRHKDSSLTGGLTSGKVMDPRLAEGRGRPIWTVDDREGRISPLDLQAQESLNPSNMEFWMDDIYTPGYDALLRRKEADVRRARICKLLVLIATAVVIILIIVIPLCTVGS
- the LOC137181841 gene encoding evC complex member EVC, producing the protein MTEQELIADCGTDVLVCFAESLHIYTGLLTVATVCGGLSGILAAALLYVFCLKPLLLTRQGYNARRLLDPDDGELDNNQSDCVSNSRKEAPSGTANDKGLLSEKMQPPMNSDVAAFASRAKVVYPINQKYRPLADGASNPSLHEHSKLPTMPNEESSSSTDGESLSQEQDNDDSSQFISSSLVPKSLQNQSFIRVSHYPHTLTQTGFEGRISLYCLALQDVQQNCSQLQEEKCVVFIQMVKLIFSRRFPKDKKDSDFSKNILQMQQKELGKLKKQLPTSHTASEKTLDAPCTLEEIERAQKDLLEHGLQMSKGFSKQVEDLCQHLLKKSSIFTPDEAQDVTASLIQTLLSVENHLMNTQEADVKRIQQKLLWWEELTGLLQSQPALLRREVSLRQGLIATILEQLTSDDVLTFSHMEKILSEVQGTLTEGLQQCTEDCTRKTKELVNEKCSKMESKRKKLQRSQAKERSRVLELKQTHSDLQQLTKVYQELLMKHRQQLSDLELQQDNRVAEALCDLWRKLRTSWSKRLGELAKDIFLTSVPAQSKISAEHCEKLWSDLEQELVSQLQQAEGTTRLQLEDMRAQLDKDGQVWSEEMALVQACLKHLSEQQMKILQAMVVRQSYTLSSQVGRLIEQKHEHLLVAVRRYFVVRHFCLHTLKEMRLSKLKVLSQTDFRALLMEDPSKSQPCVNSTLKNSSASLAERHLGPESHLVGHSFQQEFLSELETGTELLQGHAQLVLGNALSHAIQQMMEAPPTESQASSKQDDGLKRHLTEAASESVYVTKDSLTALVQSYYSHLQDITKKIQEDQSNINQDMNEKQESSSQLSKALLRELVNWGRKPTSSEFQQRVELHKRRMLEQCDLEQEMMCEELRSRKVAQDQTIERIKGQLLEAEESFITELAALARVSLHSPDPEPSEEDNTGDEHATILDLLALNPALDPALNPSLTPTVVTPAVKPTKKKKRENESHVR
- the minar1 gene encoding major intrinsically disordered Notch2-binding receptor 1 isoform X2 codes for the protein MANLQQEYPGVLLGILEELANMRQWLTFQDLCRMVSTRFDLENLIELRSLLFAAASRDPCFPATLFRDRVSTRGQGLSPIGVAADIVTIFNLIQMTGGAPDDSQPMRAQTVLPVDQSPGPSLPGIHQLNISGRERARAHSDSSSRLIDQHLLFPRPNYSARKRASLPPDPISLVSSPPTRARAVSFDLPHTTLLYSSGQIPNEVMKNIYLPLETDSESSGDSAPMEVFEAEPGASVDQKRDIFRKDFHNQPPLIPQVTISSESPSPNKGQKGFDNHSFEMPIPNPYPSPTTVHQSPDQRAKHESLDDLQDSTYFGPGSLPEWSPRHLQPPRTQRPIWSNKSHSLEDRIGLGSIGMGIESQRGQLPRRSTPAISNLGGSSGGDSGDSGLPGGDDGVKAQGTQTDPPDPRRLRSLVHADRLSFMTSLDDPEFGEDDISAIFRFLDDISMCGSTGVLHSSDGSGGINQDTPEARRGRLGQLQRLFHSLESSDDGLKASVCKLLLRMSQIERQLESLNDVKAEISQVLSALQRLDEKIQQPIGGGGQSPGGRWLEPLSGVSSFMSHPITPSESSDPQPLSVSGQLYPGTSTSSLDWSRWHTPGEQTEGSRSQADSKAVKEGKKDVSSRRASKTQLEEKGVSDSKQPNVATSARDWKVSFSKSKDGKSSHGKTGQADQSSSTTNLLSQKSSNLVEQVFNSSLFRHKDSSLTGGLTSGKVMDPRLAEGRGRPIWTVDDREGRISPLDLQAQESLNPSNMEFWMDDIYTPGYDALLRRKEADVRRARICKLLHLHAVPRNLHAILMEINR